ATAGGTTTGCAACCCAAATGTAACATTTTCAATGGCTATCAACAATTTCTAATGGTCTAATATGCACTATGAAACCACAAGCTTATTGTTCATACCTGTTAGACACACTTAAGCGATTCCCTTTGCAATTACGAGGGCCACTGCCCTAGTTCCTATAAGAACAAAGCTACAGGCAGGAAAAGAGGCAGCAGCACGCATGCCCCAATCTTTAGAGCTCCGGTGGAAGAACCACCTGCGTCCATCCTCTTGTAGCCTGACAAACTTCCCTTGATAATGCGGTCACTTCAATTCGAGCCTAAAACTGTTTACTGTTCTTATGATTGAAACCGGGTTCTTATCATTCAGGTTAACTCGGAACCTGGTACTACTTGTTTTGGTGAAATACTGCATAAGCAGATTCTTTTTTCCCGTTAACCACTGTATAACCGGATTGAAAGTCAGTTCCTAGATATTGAGAAATTTTGATTCGACGGGTACATTAAAGATGTAACCAGACACTCAAGGTTATACTATGAGTACAACACACCCATTGTCAGAACACGGACTGGAATAAGGGTTAATGAACAGCTGATAAACAACATCAGTCGAGCGATGCAAGAATACATAAGATGAAGGAGATAAGCAAAATAGTACATAAAACTGTTCCAATATGGGAAAACCTACTACTTAATCTACTACTCACAGTGGCATGAGGCAGTAGCAGCAAGGCCAGCACAGGTTTATTTTCACACCCTTTACAATTTGGGAAGGACATCACAGTACCGCAGGAGAACCTGGACAAGGCTGAAAGGTCGAGCACAAAAGTCCTTGCTGGAGATAATGTCCACCACGTCGCCTCTTAGGTTATACACGCATATCTTGTCTCTAGAATCTGACACGGACATGTCTTCAGAATCTGACATGGACACGCTTTCAGAATCTGACATGGGCGCGTTTTCAAAATCTAACATGTATATGCAATCTCCGTCAACGGAAGGAAGCTTCGCTGCATCGACAGACACACACCTCTCTTGGCCGAGGAACAAGGTGCGGCCGCCGAGGCTCTTGACCTCCTCCAACAACTTGTGCTCGACGTTGACTCTGAAAACTTTCAAAGTTTGATCAACGGAGCAAACGAGCAGCAGTTCCCCAGCAGACTCCACAAGATAAGAAGGCATTTCGCTGTGATCATCTCCCTCTTTTGTATCATCATCTCCCTCTTGTGTATATACGTGCACATCCGGCGGCGCCGCGGCAGGTATGACcaggagatcatcatcatcatcatcatcatcatcatcatcatcatcatcatcacactGGTCTGCTGCTGGTGCGAGTGCGACCAACTTGAATACACATCCACGGCCATCGGCACAATAGACGTCGCCCTGGAAGTTAGCAATGCTCACCAAGTAGGATTCAACGGCCTCCTCTGTCTGTGTAAAGAGATCGCTGTTTGGGGCAGCACAGAACACCGAGCCCCATCTCAGCAAGACCAGCGTCGGATGAGAGCCTCCCTTCATCACCGAGGTAAAGGTAAAATGCCGAGGTAACGCCGCGGGGAAGTGGAGCATGTCACCTGTAAATGGGTTGAGGACACGAGCCAAGTGCGGCGGATACATGTCCGCGAGCACGAGGAGACCGTCGGCAGCACCGGCGACGAGGTTGTCGCGGAGCGCCGGGAGGTGCAGGCGGCGGAAGCGG
The Aegilops tauschii subsp. strangulata cultivar AL8/78 chromosome 3, Aet v6.0, whole genome shotgun sequence genome window above contains:
- the LOC109765834 gene encoding uncharacterized protein — its product is MGVAMKMKEGGDWSSEWRRPHGSAKLGGLSMVPEWDSLPPELVQAVADRVLSTTGGVDAYMDMRAVCSTWRSAVAKSSPFAAVAGLRFRPRHWVMLDLQPDDLNDEARLFLHVPTGRFRRLHLPALRDNLVAGAADGLLVLADMYPPHLARVLNPFTGDMLHFPAALPRHFTFTSVMKGGSHPTLVLLRWGSVFCAAPNSDLFTQTEEAVESYLVSIANFQGDVYCADGRGCVFKLVALAPAADQCDDDDDDDDDDDDDDDLLVIPAAAPPDVHVYTQEGDDDTKEGDDHSEMPSYLVESAGELLLVCSVDQTLKVFRVNVEHKLLEEVKSLGGRTLFLGQERCVSVDAAKLPSVDGDCIYMLDFENAPMSDSESVSMSDSEDMSVSDSRDKICVYNLRGDVVDIISSKDFCARPFSLVQVLLRYCDVLPKL